One window of the Eucalyptus grandis isolate ANBG69807.140 chromosome 6, ASM1654582v1, whole genome shotgun sequence genome contains the following:
- the LOC104450667 gene encoding D-3-phosphoglycerate dehydrogenase 2, chloroplastic: MAAASSSTKFIFPPSISSSSPSSSSHQSRSKLLLAFLSPTAATASPLSLKLSRSRSHYGRAPRRSLIVTDALKSAESTETSASKSRSAGRGGAGSAEDGPTILVSEKLGEAGLEVLRGYGRLECLYDLSPEELCKKISSVDALIVRSGTKVTRQVFEAAKGRLKVVGRAGVGIDNVDLQAATEHGCLVVNAPTANTVAAAEHGIALLAAMARNVAQADASIKAGKWERSKYVGVSLVGKTLAVMGFGKVGSEVARRAKGLGMTVIAHDPYAPADRARAMGVELVSFDQAIATADFLSLHMPLTPTTSKIFNDNTFSKMKKGVRIVNVARGGVIDEDALVRALDSGIVAQAALDVFTKEPPPSDSKLVQHPNVTVTPHLGASTKEAQEGVAIEIAEAVVGALNGELAATAVNAPMVPPDVLSELAPYVVLAEKLGRLAVQLVAGGKGIQSVRVIYRSARDTDDLDTRLLRAMITKGIIEPISASFINLVNADYTAKQKGLRIVEERVSVDASPESPIDSIQVKICNVESKFASAVTEGGEISIEGKVKDGIPRLTCVGSFGVDVSLEGNLLLCRQVDQPGMIGHVGNILGERNVNVSFMTVGRTVRRRQAIMAIGVDEEPNKETLQKIGEVPAIEEFVFLNL, encoded by the exons ATGGCGGCTGCTTCTTCCTCTACCAAATTCATCTTCCCACCTTCAATCTCTTCGTCGTCGCCTTCGTCTTCTTCGCATCAATCGAGATCGAAGCTCCTCCTCGCCTTCCTCTCTCcaaccgccgccaccgcctccccacTCTCCCTGAAGCTCTCCCGCTCCCGTTCTCATTACGGCCGTGCCCCCCGCCGCTCTCTGATAGTTACCGATGCTCTCAAATCCGCCGAATCGACGGAGACGTCGGCGTCCAAATCTAGGAGCGCCGGGCGCGGAGGCGCCGGCTCGGCGGAGGACGGTCCGACGATCCTGGTCTCCGAGAAGCTCGGAGAGGCGGGGCTCGAGGTCCTGCGCGGCTACGGGCGCTTGGAGTGCCTGTACGACCTCTCGCCCGAGGAGCTGTGCAAGAAGATCTCGTCCGTCGATGCGCTGATCGTGCGCAGCGGGACGAAGGTGACGCGGCAGGTGTTCGAGGCGGCCAAGGGGCGGCTCAAGGTGGTGGGCCGCGCCGGCGTCGGGATCGACAATGTGGACCTGCAGGCGGCCACCGAGCACGGGTGCCTGGTCGTCAACGCCCCCACGGCGAacaccgtcgccgccgccgagcACGGCATCGCCCTCCTCGCGGCCATGGCTCGCAACGTGGCCCAGGCGGATGCCTCCATTAAAGCTG GAAAATGGGAGAGAAGCAAGTATGTGGGTGTCTCTCTGGTTGGAAAGACATTAGCTGTCATGGGATTCGGTAAAGTGGGATCAGAAGTCGCGAGACGGGCAAAGGGTCTAGGAATGACTGTCATAGCGCACGATCCATATGCGCCAGCTGACAGAGCCCGAGCCATGGGTGTGGAATTGGTATCTTTTGATCAAGCCATTGCTACTGCAGACTTCCTTTCTCTCCACATGCCTCTCACGCCTACTACTTCCAAGATTTTCAACGACAACACATTCTCCAAGATGAAGAAGGGAGTTCGCATCGTAAATGTTGCCAGGGGAGGAGTTATTGATGAGGATGCACTGGTCAGGGCTCTCGATAGCGGAATAGTTGCTCAG GCAGCACTTGATGTCTTCACGAAGGAACCCCCACCATCAGACAGCAAGTTGGTGCAACATCCTAATGTTACTGTCACACCTCATCTGGGAGCCAGCACAAAGGAAGCACAG GAAGGTGTTGCTATCGAGATTGCGGAGGCTGTTGTTGGAGCATTGAATGGAGAACTTGCTGCCACTGCGGTCAATGCTCCCATGGTTCCCCCAGAT GTTCTATCCGAACTGGCTCCTTATGTGGTGCTAGCTGAGAAGTTGGGTCGGCTAGCCGTGCAGTTAGTGGCAGGAGGGAAAGGAATTCAATCTGTTAGGGTCATCTATAGGTCAGCTCGCGACACAGATGATCTCGACACAagacttcttcgagcaatgatCACAAAGGGCATCATCGAGCCGATATCAGCGTCGTTCATCAATCTGGTCAATGCAGACTATACGGCCAAGCAAAAGGGCCTCCGAATAGTTGAGGAGCGGGTGAGCGTGGACGCCTCCCCGGAGTCTCCCATCGACTCAATTCAAGTGAAGATATGCAATGTGGAATCTAAATTCGCAAGTGCAGTCACCGAGGGCGGAGAGATCAGCATCGAGGGGAAAGTGAAGGATGGGATCCCTCGGCTTACTTGTGTGGGCTCGTTTGGGGTTGATGTGAGCTTGGAAGGGAACCTTCTGCTGTGCCGGCAAGTTGATCAGCCAGGCATGATCGGCCACGTGGGGAACATACTCGGCGAGCGTAATGTCAACGTGAGCTTCATGACCGTGGGGCGGACTGTGCGCAGGAGACAGGCTATTATGGCAATTGGTGTGGACGAGGAACCAAATAAGGAGACCCTCCAGAAAATCGGAGAAGTCCCGGCTATCGAAGAGTTCGTCTTCCTGAACCTATAA